CTACCCCTTCTCCTCCTGCGATCTCGGATTTTCCGGCGACGTGTTTCGAGAGATTCAGAAGTCCAGCCATCGCGCTCTCTTGAACCCTCGAGTCTTCTGACGTTAAAAGATTTAAAAGCGGACTCACGCAGCCAGCTTCGACCAGACAAGATCTATTAAAACTACCCGTCTTGGTCAGAACGCGAATCTCTCTGAGAGCTCTGTAAACCGCCTCTTCGTCGCCGCCGTTTGTCAGCTCCGAAGCGAGGAACCTCGCGATGAGTCTTCCTGCTCCTCTCGCGGCCAGACTATCCGGCGCCACGTCACCGTGACTCTTTCTTTTCCGACCGTTGATCGCCAAAACGACGCCGTTTGCTCGGCAGTGCTTTTGGATCACGTGACTCACGGAGACGTTGTCGACCAACTCGGTACTGGTCAGAATCTTTCCGGTTTTGGGGCACGTGATGTTCCCGGATCCGAACCATTTTGTGATGGAGCTCCGATCATACGTGTGCCCTGTCTCTATGACCACAGGATCGGTCATAATCTCTAGAGAAATCGGGCAGAGAAGATCCTCAGCTTTTAATCCGCGTATCAACTCTTCATCATGAACATGGTCAtcacgatgatgatgatgatgatgatgatgatgatcactCTCGATACGTCGAAGTATCACGCATCTGCAGTAGCATATGAACCCTATCAAGCCGCTGAGAAGCTCGACTCTAGCGTTACTattattcttcttcttattattattcTCTAACCGCTCCGCCTCTATCTCTTCTCCGAGGAAGTTGATTTCTTTGACGCAATCTCCCCATGTTCGGATCCCAACGTCATCTAAGATCCGGTTTATCTCATCCGGATCGGGGATGACTCTGCTCTCGAACAGAGCAAGGACTCCATCAACGGAAGCTATGACCTTTTTATCGTCCGAGTCGTGTCGGACTACGTGTTTACGGGCTTGTTGCACCACTAGGTCAATCAGCTCGTTGACTTCGCTCGGTAAGTCAAAGGAGGAGACGGGAAACGTGCTGAGGCTAGTGGAGATGGATAGAGTCAGGACCCGAAGGTGATCCGAGACTTGATCTGAGCTCATGAGCATATGTATTCTAGCTCCGTCTCTTGTGGAGTCTTCTAGAAGGAACTTGAGCTTCTGGAAGATGACGTGGATTTCCGAGAGGCTCGAGACGGCGGCAGGGTGGGGAAAGTAGCGTCTTGGAGTCTTGATTCGGATCCGGATCTCTTCCAAGAAGATAGCTAGGTTTTGGATCTGCCTGATGGTTTTTTGGAAGCTTCGTTTATTGGTGGAGAAGTGTTTTTCCTTGAACGCGAGGATGTCGCCGGCGAGCTGAATCAGTGAGTCGAGAAGCGTGGTTACGGAGATTGATTTGCATGGTTGGACCGCCGGAAATGTCAGGATCCGGCGATATGACCCGGTCTTCGTGTGGATCATATTTCAATGACTTGTGattcaattttttgtttttggatgtTTGTGTCTGTTTCGACTTTAGATCGGGAAAGTAGGCGAAAATATATAACCAGTTGGCAAGTGTTTGGACTATTTAGACGCGTGGCTATTTATTACTGG
The Raphanus sativus cultivar WK10039 chromosome 1, ASM80110v3, whole genome shotgun sequence DNA segment above includes these coding regions:
- the LOC108812852 gene encoding U-box domain-containing protein 18; translation: MIHTKTGSYRRILTFPAVQPCKSISVTTLLDSLIQLAGDILAFKEKHFSTNKRSFQKTIRQIQNLAIFLEEIRIRIKTPRRYFPHPAAVSSLSEIHVIFQKLKFLLEDSTRDGARIHMLMSSDQVSDHLRVLTLSISTSLSTFPVSSFDLPSEVNELIDLVVQQARKHVVRHDSDDKKVIASVDGVLALFESRVIPDPDEINRILDDVGIRTWGDCVKEINFLGEEIEAERLENNNKKKNNSNARVELLSGLIGFICYCRCVILRRIESDHHHHHHHHHRDDHVHDEELIRGLKAEDLLCPISLEIMTDPVVIETGHTYDRSSITKWFGSGNITCPKTGKILTSTELVDNVSVSHVIQKHCRANGVVLAINGRKRKSHGDVAPDSLAARGAGRLIARFLASELTNGGDEEAVYRALREIRVLTKTGSFNRSCLVEAGCVSPLLNLLTSEDSRVQESAMAGLLNLSKHVAGKSEIAGGEGVGLIVEILNGRAKTETRLYAASALFYLSSVEDYSLLIGENADAIPGLMKIVKGRDDEYGDSAKRTALLAVMGLLMQSENHWRVLAAGAVPALIDLLRDEETGGELAGDCLATLAKLAEYPDGTIGVIRRGGLKLAVKILSSSDVSTAVRQHCVALVLNLCLNAGSDVVGVLVKNSVVMGSLYTVISNGEYGGSKKASALIRMIHEYQERRTGSVEPSLQRGRFIHAW